Below is a window of bacterium DNA.
TCAGGGTGCCGGATTGAAAAAAATCGAAATGAATTTTTTGCCCGATGTATATGTACCCTGCGAAACATGTGAAGGCAAACGGTACAATCGCGAAACTTTGGAAATCCGCTATAAAGGGAAAAGCATATCCGAAGTTTTGGAAATGACAGTTGCTGAAGCGCTGGATTTTTTTGATGCTGTACCACCCATCAAGCGTAAGATACAAACACTGCACGACGTCGGATTGGATTATATTCATCTCGGTCAGCAAGCCACGACACTTTCCGGCGGAGAAGCGCAGCGGGTTAAGTTGGCAGAAGAGCTCTCCAAATCCAGCACCGGAAAAACACTTTATATTCTTGATGAACCGACTACGGGGCTTCATTTTGAAGATATCAAAATGTTGATGAATGTGCTCGGCCAGCTTGTCGATAAAGGCAATACCGTGGTGATCATCGAGCATAACCTCGATGTGATCAAATGTGCGGATTGGGTGATCGATATAGGACCGGAAGGCGGCGACGGCGGAGGTAATATCGTCGGCGAAGGAACACCGGAGGAAATTGCCAAAATCAAAGATTCTTATACCGGCAAGTTTTTGAAGCAGGAATTGCGGCGATTTAGGAATTAAAAATTGATTGGTTGGTATATAATGTTTAGATTCGCCCATACTTAGAAAAAAGTTTATTTTAATAAAGCATAAGTCGGATTACGTCCTTGGAAGATCTTCTTTACCGAATCGAAAAAGACAATACGCGCGTCGTTGAAAAAATGGCGGTTCGGCGTTTGTACGAAGATTTGAAAGAAAAAATTCATCTGGAGCTTATCGTTTCCGAAGGTATGGATATTCGATATTTTGCCCAGCGCGATTTGCACCGTCCGGGTTTGGCGTTAGCGGGGTTTGTTAAACTTTTTACGCACGACAAAATTCAAATCTTGGGCAACACGGAAAATTATTACCTTCTGAGTCAGGATGATAGTGAACGGCATGTGGCGCTTGAAACGATTTTTGAATTTGAAATGCCTTGTATCATCGTTACCAACGGCAACAAAATCATGCCGGAAATGATCGCTCTGTGTGAGAAGAAAAAAGTGCCGCTTATGGTGACAGAGCTTTCGACGACAGATACGATCCATCTGATCAGCAACTATCTCGACGAGATGTTTGCTCCGGAAATGACCATGCATGGATCTATGGTGGATGTTTACGGCATCGGTATGATTCTCATGGGCAAAAGCGGTATCGGCAAAAGCGAAATAGCGCTTGATCTCGTCGAACGCGGCCACCGTCTTGTTGCGGATGATACGATTCGCATCAGTCGTACTTCGGGCGGTATTTTGATGGCTCGCGGACATGATACACTCAAGCATTTTCTTGAAGTGCGCGGTGTCGGCATTCTCGATGTGCGTGAAATGTTCGGTATCCGTGCCGTGCGTGTACAAAAACGTGTCGAGGTCGTGGTTGATTTACAACTTTGGGACGGCAAAGAAGAATACGAACGGCTTGGCTTGGATGATCATACCGTCGAATATCTCGGCGTAAAAATACCGATCGTCAAACTGCCGATTTATCCGGGAAAAAATATTACGGTTATTGCGGAGGCCATTGCACTCAACCTGCTTCTCAAAGTTTACGGTTACGATGCGGCTAAAATTTTTACAGATCGGTTGTCTGAAGAAATAAGAAATAAAAATAAAAACGCTAAGTCCTACGTTACCAATAAATTTTTAGATGGCGATAAAGAATAAAAAAAGAGGGAAAGTTTGAACGAAAATAAAGTCATGGAGATCAAGGTCGGTATTACGATACTATTAGCGACCGTTCTTTTGGTTATGAGCATAGTGTGGCTCAAAGGGATTACTTTTAAGCCTAACACGTTTGAAGTCGAAATAACTTTCAATAATACAGCCGGATTGCAGATCGGTGATCCCGTTACAGTCAGCGGTATGAAAGTGGGAAAAGTAACGGATATTAATCTGGAAGCCGATTCCGTAATTGTGTCGGTCAGTTTATCCAACAGCGTCATTCTCAAAGAAGATGTACGTGCCGTTATTACCAGCACAGATTTTTTTGGCGGAAAAAAGATCGAGTTAGTCACCGGCGTAGCGGATAATATTTTCAAATCCAAACGATTTCGCGGTACGCGTGAACCCGATATCACGGAGCTAACAAGCCAGCTCAAAGAAATCGCTACCGATGTCAAAGGTACCCTTCAGCGCGTGGACAGCGTATTGATCGGTGTAAATAACTTTGTCGGCGATAAAAAAATGATCAATTCGCTGAAAAACGCGGTTTATAATCTTGATTCGACCACATCACGTGTCCGTCAAATCGTAGAGCGCAGCGACGTGCGAATTGATTCGACGCTTTCGCGGCTCTCATCCTCTACCAAAATTTTCAAAACCATGTTGAGTCGTACGGATGCACAGATTGATTCGACGTTTGGCAATGTACGCTTGATCACACAATCCGTTATGGATGTAACTCAATCATTGGACAGTATTGTAAGTAAAGTGCAAAGCGGCGAAGGCAATCTGGGCCGGATGATCTATGATGATCAGTTATATTGGCGAATCAATCGCACCACGCAACAACTGGATTCTTTGGTCGGTTCACTGCGCGAAAAAGGTGTTAAGGTTAATGTTAAATTGTTTGGCGATTAAGCGCAGTACAAGATTATGAATTTTCTTCTTTCCATTATGTTAAGCTTGTTTGCCGGTGTATTGATTATTGCCGGGGGATGGGTTTTTTCATCCAAAAAAAATTGGGAATCCCGCTATCTTGATTTTTTTATCGCTTTGGGTGCGGGGTATATTCTCGGTGTAGCGCTTCTCGACATGATACCGGAAGCTTTTCATGCGACACCCCATGCGATGTATTACGTAGTCTTAGGCTATCTGATCGTTCACTTATTTGAACACGTCTTAACACCACACTTTCATTTTGGCGAAGAAACACACAATCACCTTATTTCCAACGTGGTTAGTACATCGGCGCTGATCGGACTTATGGTTCATAATTTTTTTAGCGGCGTGGCGATCGGTTCAGGTATGTTGACAAGTGAAAAAGTGGGATGGATGATATTTGCAGGCACGGTGCTTCATAAACTTCCCGAAGGTTTTACGATTGCTTCGATCATGTTCGCATCTCATCACCGCCGTACATACGGCGTTGTGGGTACGATTTTGCTGGCGCTCGCATCGCTTTTGGGAACGGTAATGATTTATTTATTTGAAATGGAGTCTTTGCCTGTTAAAGATATTGCTTTGGCCATGTCTGCGGGAACTTTTATCCACGTAGCCACCACAGATCTTATTCCGCGTATCAATGATTCAGGTTCTCGTCGTATGCCGTTGGTAGTTTTTTTGGGTGTCGGATTATTTTTGATAAGCTATATGTTGATGCATCCGTAAGCATCTTGTTTGGTTATCGGTTCTATTCCTTTCGGGTTCTCGAAAATTAATTATCATATTGGATATTTGGTCGTATCATTTCGGAGTTTCGGTATGTTAAAAAAATTATTTAGCCGGGAAACATTACAAAAAGTTCTCAACTTCATTGAGCGGGTGGGTAATCTATTGCCTCATCCGGCTACATTGTTTGGTCTTTTTGCATTGACCATCGTGATCGTATCGGGAATTTTCAGTGCGATGGATATATCCGTACAGCATCCGGGTACCGGTGAGACTATTCGACCGGTCAGTTTGTTGACTGTCGAAGGATTGCATCGCATTTTATCCAATCTTGTAACCAATTTTACAGGGTTTGTCCCTTTGGGTACCGTTCTTGTAGCCATGTTGGGTATTGGTATTGCTGAAGGCAGTGGATTGATCGGCTCTGTATTACGCCTCTTAGTGATTTCAGCACCAAAACGATTATTGACTTTCGTTATCGTTTTTGCGGGTGTAATGTCCAATGTGGCAGGTGAAGTCGGTTATGTTCTTTTGATACCTTTGGCCGCAGTAATATTTTTGGCTGTAGGTCGCCACCCCATTGCGGGTTTAGCGGCAGCGTTTGCCGGCGTGTCGGGCGGTTACAGTGCGAATTTACTATTAGGCACCGTAGATCCTCTTCTCGCGGGACTTACTCAGGAAGCAGCGCGTATCGTGGATCCGGCTTATCATGTAAATCCTGCATGTAATTATTATTTTTTAGTTGCTTCGACCTTTATTTTGAGCGCTGTAGGAACATGGGTTACCGAAAAAATGGTGGAACCGCGTTTAGGTGTTTATCAAGGTGAAGAAAAACCTGAAGAAATCAAACCACTCACAGTAGAAGAAAAACGCGGTTTTCGTTATGCGATGATCACCGGTTTAGTACTAACAGCGATTATCCTCATAGGCTTAATTCCTGAAAACGGTTATCTGCGTGATCTGAAATCCGGTTCTGTTTTGAAATCGCCGTTCATGGCACATATCGTTTCGTTTATTTTTATACTCGGTGCAGCACTGGGAATTGCTTATGGTTGGGGTACCGGAAAGTTTAAAAACGACAGCGATATTATGAAGAGCATGGGAAAATCCATGGAAACGCTAGGCGGCTATATGGTGCTTGTTTTTTTTGCAGCGCAATTTGTCGCATACTTCAACTGGACAAATCTTGGTCTCATCATCGCTGTCAAATTAGCAGGTATTCTGAAAACCTCCGGATTGGGAAGTGTTCCTTTGATCGTTTCGATGGTTTTTATGACTTCATTTGTTAATTTATTTATGGGCAGTGCATCAGCCAAATGGGCTATCATGGCGCCGATATTTGTTCCGATGTTTATGATACTTGGTTATGCGCCGGAGTTGACCCAAGCGGCTTATCGTGTTGGCGACAGTTGCTCCAATGTCATTTCGCCGATGATGTCTTATTTTGCGCTCATCATGGCGTTTATGCAACGCTACACCAAAGACGCAGGTTTGGGTTCACTCATTGCTACGATGATTCCCTATACGATTGCATTTCTTATTTTTTGGTCCATAGCACTGGTAATCTGGCTTATATTTGAAATTCCTCTGGGGCCGGATGCGCGATTATTTTTACAGGTGTAATACCATCAGATTTTAAATAAAAAACCTGAGTTGATGAAACTCAGGTTTTTTTATGCTCTAAAATTTATTTTTAGCTGTGCTAAAATAATATTTGTCTTCTAGTTGCCATTTTTTGATCAACTTTTGCCGGTACCGTTTGATCTAGTCCATTCGCAACTTTGAATTATTCTACAGTAACACTCTTAGCGAGGTTACGTGGTTGATCCACATTGCATCCGCGAAGAACAGCCATATGATAAGACAAAAGCTGTAACGGGATCACGGATAAAATCGGAATCAGAAAATCCATCGTTTTAGGAATATAAATGATATGGTCCGCTTTGCTGCGGATATCGGTATTGCCTTCCGTTGTAATAGCAATAACTTTACCGCCGCGTGCACGCACTTCTTCGATATTACTGACAACCTTATCGTATATGGCATCTTGTGGTGCGATAAAAACGATCGGCATTTCTTCGTCAATGAGTGCGATCGGCCCGTGTTTCATTTCTGCTGCCGGATAACCTTCGGCATGAATGTATGAAATTTCTTTTAGTTTGAGAGCGCCTTCCAAAGCCACCGGAAAATTATATCCGCGGCCAAGGTACAGGAAATTCCTACGATCTTTGTACAATTCGGCAATTTCACGGATATAATCGCTGGCTTTGAGAATTTCTTTTACTTTTTCTGGCAACATATCCATTTCTTCGACGATTTGTTTACCTTCGGCGGAGGACATATTTCGCAATCGAGCCAAGAGCACAGTGATCAGCGCGATGACGGTAAGTTGGGAAGTAAATGCTTTGGTCGAAGCGACGCCAATTTCGGGACCGGCGTGAATATAAACGCCGGCATCGGTTTCACGTGCGATCGAACTTCCGACCACATTACAAATACCGAATACGGCTGCGCCACGGCGTTTGGCTTCGCGCATAGCGGCGAGGGTATCGGCGGTTTCGCCTGATTGGCTGATCACAAAAACAACGGTCCCTTCTTCTACGATGGGATTGCGGTATCTAAATTCCGAAGCGTATTCTACTTCAACATTGATTCGCGCAAATTCTTCGATCATGTATTCTGCCGTCAAGGCTGCATGCCAACTGGTGCCGCATGCGATGAATACGATTTTTTTGGCTTTTTTGAGTGTGTCAATATGATCAACAAGACCGCCAAGTCGCGGCATGCCTTCCTCGGCGATCAGGCGACCGCGCATCGCATCACGGATCGTGTTTGGCTGTTCGAAAATTTCCTTGAGCATAAAATGCTCATAACCGGCTTTTTCGATCTGACTGATATCAAAAGTGATTTCTTCGACTTGTTTTTCGATAACCTTATTGTCCAAAGTTTTGACTTCGATACCCTGACGTGACAATACGGCCATTTCATTATCTTCCAGATATACGACTTGTCGTGTGTGTGCGACGATCGCGGAGGCATCGGAAGCCACGAGAAATTCTTCGTTGCCATAACCCAAAACTAGCGGGCTACCACAGCGGGCAACGATGATTTTTTCAGGTTCGTGACGGCACATAAAAACAAAACCATACGCACCTTTGATGCAGTATATGGCTTCTCGTACAGCGGTTTCGAAATCCATACCGGATTTGTAAAATTCCTCGACGAGATGGATTACTGTTTCTGTATCGGTTTCGGTTTTAAATGTATGACCTTTTTTCACAAGTTCGATTTTCAGAGACGCATAGTTTTCGATGATACCGTTATGTATGACCGCGAAATTATTGTCTTCATCAAAATGAGGATGGGCGTTCGTCTGATTTGGCACACCGTGCGTGGCCCAGCGTGTGTGCCCCATGCCGACGGTTGCATCAAAATTAACACCGACCAAATCTTTTTCGAGTTCGTAAAGCTTGCCCGCTTGTTTACGTATTTGTAATGATTGATTTTCGACAAAACAAACGCCGGCCGAATCATAACCGCGATATTCCATCCGTTTGAGGCCATTCATCACGATAGGCATGGCTTGACGTTTACCGATATAACCTATAATCCCGCACATAAATCCTCCAAAATTTGAGCCCCATGATAGTAAAATAGGCTCGTTTTAGCAAGGTTTTTGGGTTTGAATAACAACTCGTTTTTTTCGTTGTAACAATACGACCAAGTCAACAAAATTCTTGTCAAAACTCTTTGTATAACATATATTTATAAATCAGTTTGCGTTATAGGTTAAAACCTAAGAGCCATTCTTGAAGCTAAGCCAAAATTAATCATATGATCGAAACCCAAACAAAAAAGAACGGAAACGCCGCATTGAACTTGTTTCAAGAACAAGGCACGACTGCACCTATTGTACGTGATAAGGCACATTACGATCATATTTTTGAAGAAGCTCTGAATTCTTACAAATCTTATATTCGTATACCGGATACCGAAACACTGCGTAAAGCTTACGAATACAGTTATCTTTCACACTTGGGGCAATTCCGTAAATCCGGTTTACCGTATTTTGATCACATCATCGAAGTGGTCAAAATTTTGATCGAACAAAATATGGATACGGTGACTTTGGTCGCGGCTTTTTTGCATGATGTCATAGAAGATACAGGAAAAACCTACGATGATATTGCCAAAGAATTTGGCAATGATGTCGCCGGTATTGTTGACGGATTGACTAAAATCGCAGGTTTTGAATTCGGCAGTTTGGAAATAAAACAAGCCGAGAATTTCCGCAAAATGCTTCTTTCGATGATCAAAGATATTCGTGTGATCATCATCAAGTTTGCTGATCGTATTCACAATATGCGCACAATCGACTCCCTGCCGCGCAAAAAACAAGAGCGCATTGCGACGGAAACGCGCGACGTGTATGCTCCGCTGGCTCATCGTTTTGGTATGGCTCGTACGCGATGGGAATTGGAAGATCTCGTGCTCAAAGTCTTGGATCCGGAATCGTATTGGGAGTTATCACGTCTAGTCAGCGAAAAAAGAACGGAACGCGAATTTTATATTCAGTCCGTGGCCAAACCGCTTATCGAAAAGCTCAAAGATAACGGAGTCGAAGCGCAAATCATCGGCCGGCCCAAACACTTTTTCAGTATTTATAATAAAATGAAAAAGCGTAACAAGCCGTTTAACGAAATTTACGACTTGCTTGCCATCCGTATTATGGTTCAAGAAAAAACGGATTGTTATCGCGCTTTGGGTTTTGTTCACAGCACATACACGCCGGTTACTGAACGATTCAAAGATTATGTTGCCGTTCCTAAAATCAATGGCTACCAATCTATCCACACAACCGTGATCGGACCCGACGGTAAGATGGTGGAAATACAAATTCGCACACACGAGATGCATCAGATAGCCGAAGAAGGTATAGCTGCGCACTGGCTGTACAAAGAAGGCAAAAATCAGATGGATCAGATTGATAAACAGATCGGATGGATTCGGCAGTTAATCGAACGCCAGCGTGACCAGTCGGATCCGGGTGAATTTCTCGAAGATCTCAAAATTGACTTATTTCAGGACGAAGTTTTTGTTTTTACGCCCAAAGGTGATCTTATTCCTTTACCCAAAGGTTCTACGCCGATAGATTTTGCTTTTGCTGTGCACTCGGAAGTAGGGTTGCATTGTATCGGAGCCAAAGTCAACGGCAAGATCGTGCCTTTGCATACCGAGCTGCGCAGCGGTGAACTTATTGAAATTCTCACCTCTGAACATCAATCGCCAAGCACGCATTGGCTGGAAATCGTCAAATCATCCAAAGCACGCAGCCACATCAAACGCTATTTTCGTAATATTGAGATCGAACAGAGCATCGTTCTTGGTAAAGATCTTCTTGAGCAGGAATTGCGCTTAGTACAACTGCGCAAGCCGTTTGCAGACTACGTGGATGATTTAGTCAAAATGGCTACGGAACTGACATTTGAAAATCTGGATATGATGCTTTCATCCATAGGGCGTGGCAATACCTCTGCACAAAGTATCGCGCAACGCTTAGCGCAAAAAAATATAGCTCCGGAAAAACCTCAGGAAAGCAGTTCGTTTTTTAAACGCTTTATCAAACGCAGTTCTTCGGAATCCAAAGGCATTGCCATCAGCGGTGTTGACAATATGATGATTCATTTTGCCAAATGCTGTAATCCGATACCAGGCGATCAGATTATGGGTTATGTCACGCGCGGGCGCGGTGTACATTTGCACCGCAATGACTGTCACAATATACTGGATGCCGTCAAAAAAGAACCCGAACGCGCGTTAGCGGCCAAATGGCAAGTAGATGAAACCAAAAACTTCAACGTTCAGATACGTGTCGTAGGGCGCGATCGTAAAAACTTTCTTGTGGATGTAGCGCAAAAAATATCCTCCACGGATACCAATATCGTCAGCGCGGAGGTACGTACGACGGGAAACGAAACCGTACATCTTTTTGTATTACAAGTTCGGAATATCGCACATCTGAATATGATACTCGACAAAATACGGCGCGTGCCCAATGTCATCACAGCATCGCGAGCGGATACGAGCGGCGTAGCCAACTGAATAACGGATTGTCAAAAGGAATGAAAATACAATTTTTAGGAACGGGCACTTCGCATGGTGTGCCGATGATCGGTTGTACCTGTGCGGTATGTGCATCGGAAAATCCGTATAATAAAAGATTGCGCACCTCTGTGATCGTCGAAGTAAAAGAGAAAAAAATATTAATAGATACATCGATAGATTTACGGCAACAAGCGCTTTTACACCGTATTCATCATGTAGATGCCGTACTTTTTACGCATCATCATGTGGATCATATTTTCGGGCTTGATGAGACCCGCTCATTTAACCGATTACAAAAGAAAAGGCTCCCGTGTTATGCCGGAGCATACACGATCGAGCAGATGAAAAAAGTTTTTTCCTATATTTTTGAATATCCTGATATTCCCGGCGGAATACCGATGATTGATTTTATACCGGTAGATAAACCTTTCACCATC
It encodes the following:
- a CDS encoding AbgT family transporter — translated: MLKKLFSRETLQKVLNFIERVGNLLPHPATLFGLFALTIVIVSGIFSAMDISVQHPGTGETIRPVSLLTVEGLHRILSNLVTNFTGFVPLGTVLVAMLGIGIAEGSGLIGSVLRLLVISAPKRLLTFVIVFAGVMSNVAGEVGYVLLIPLAAVIFLAVGRHPIAGLAAAFAGVSGGYSANLLLGTVDPLLAGLTQEAARIVDPAYHVNPACNYYFLVASTFILSAVGTWVTEKMVEPRLGVYQGEEKPEEIKPLTVEEKRGFRYAMITGLVLTAIILIGLIPENGYLRDLKSGSVLKSPFMAHIVSFIFILGAALGIAYGWGTGKFKNDSDIMKSMGKSMETLGGYMVLVFFAAQFVAYFNWTNLGLIIAVKLAGILKTSGLGSVPLIVSMVFMTSFVNLFMGSASAKWAIMAPIFVPMFMILGYAPELTQAAYRVGDSCSNVISPMMSYFALIMAFMQRYTKDAGLGSLIATMIPYTIAFLIFWSIALVIWLIFEIPLGPDARLFLQV
- the glmS gene encoding glutamine--fructose-6-phosphate transaminase (isomerizing), translating into MCGIIGYIGKRQAMPIVMNGLKRMEYRGYDSAGVCFVENQSLQIRKQAGKLYELEKDLVGVNFDATVGMGHTRWATHGVPNQTNAHPHFDEDNNFAVIHNGIIENYASLKIELVKKGHTFKTETDTETVIHLVEEFYKSGMDFETAVREAIYCIKGAYGFVFMCRHEPEKIIVARCGSPLVLGYGNEEFLVASDASAIVAHTRQVVYLEDNEMAVLSRQGIEVKTLDNKVIEKQVEEITFDISQIEKAGYEHFMLKEIFEQPNTIRDAMRGRLIAEEGMPRLGGLVDHIDTLKKAKKIVFIACGTSWHAALTAEYMIEEFARINVEVEYASEFRYRNPIVEEGTVVFVISQSGETADTLAAMREAKRRGAAVFGICNVVGSSIARETDAGVYIHAGPEIGVASTKAFTSQLTVIALITVLLARLRNMSSAEGKQIVEEMDMLPEKVKEILKASDYIREIAELYKDRRNFLYLGRGYNFPVALEGALKLKEISYIHAEGYPAAEMKHGPIALIDEEMPIVFIAPQDAIYDKVVSNIEEVRARGGKVIAITTEGNTDIRSKADHIIYIPKTMDFLIPILSVIPLQLLSYHMAVLRGCNVDQPRNLAKSVTVE
- a CDS encoding ZIP family metal transporter, yielding MNFLLSIMLSLFAGVLIIAGGWVFSSKKNWESRYLDFFIALGAGYILGVALLDMIPEAFHATPHAMYYVVLGYLIVHLFEHVLTPHFHFGEETHNHLISNVVSTSALIGLMVHNFFSGVAIGSGMLTSEKVGWMIFAGTVLHKLPEGFTIASIMFASHHRRTYGVVGTILLALASLLGTVMIYLFEMESLPVKDIALAMSAGTFIHVATTDLIPRINDSGSRRMPLVVFLGVGLFLISYMLMHP
- a CDS encoding bifunctional (p)ppGpp synthetase/guanosine-3',5'-bis(diphosphate) 3'-pyrophosphohydrolase: MNLFQEQGTTAPIVRDKAHYDHIFEEALNSYKSYIRIPDTETLRKAYEYSYLSHLGQFRKSGLPYFDHIIEVVKILIEQNMDTVTLVAAFLHDVIEDTGKTYDDIAKEFGNDVAGIVDGLTKIAGFEFGSLEIKQAENFRKMLLSMIKDIRVIIIKFADRIHNMRTIDSLPRKKQERIATETRDVYAPLAHRFGMARTRWELEDLVLKVLDPESYWELSRLVSEKRTEREFYIQSVAKPLIEKLKDNGVEAQIIGRPKHFFSIYNKMKKRNKPFNEIYDLLAIRIMVQEKTDCYRALGFVHSTYTPVTERFKDYVAVPKINGYQSIHTTVIGPDGKMVEIQIRTHEMHQIAEEGIAAHWLYKEGKNQMDQIDKQIGWIRQLIERQRDQSDPGEFLEDLKIDLFQDEVFVFTPKGDLIPLPKGSTPIDFAFAVHSEVGLHCIGAKVNGKIVPLHTELRSGELIEILTSEHQSPSTHWLEIVKSSKARSHIKRYFRNIEIEQSIVLGKDLLEQELRLVQLRKPFADYVDDLVKMATELTFENLDMMLSSIGRGNTSAQSIAQRLAQKNIAPEKPQESSSFFKRFIKRSSSESKGIAISGVDNMMIHFAKCCNPIPGDQIMGYVTRGRGVHLHRNDCHNILDAVKKEPERALAAKWQVDETKNFNVQIRVVGRDRKNFLVDVAQKISSTDTNIVSAEVRTTGNETVHLFVLQVRNIAHLNMILDKIRRVPNVITASRADTSGVAN
- a CDS encoding MBL fold metallo-hydrolase; this encodes MKIQFLGTGTSHGVPMIGCTCAVCASENPYNKRLRTSVIVEVKEKKILIDTSIDLRQQALLHRIHHVDAVLFTHHHVDHIFGLDETRSFNRLQKKRLPCYAGAYTIEQMKKVFSYIFEYPDIPGGIPMIDFIPVDKPFTIEDVQIIPITVMHGKLPIYAYRIGDFIYATDCSGIPEASWDYFHNAEVLVLDCLRYRPHPTHFNVEQAVEAARKIGAKQTYFTHISHELDHDTVNATLPENIKLAYDGMIVESN
- a CDS encoding MCE family protein — protein: MNENKVMEIKVGITILLATVLLVMSIVWLKGITFKPNTFEVEITFNNTAGLQIGDPVTVSGMKVGKVTDINLEADSVIVSVSLSNSVILKEDVRAVITSTDFFGGKKIELVTGVADNIFKSKRFRGTREPDITELTSQLKEIATDVKGTLQRVDSVLIGVNNFVGDKKMINSLKNAVYNLDSTTSRVRQIVERSDVRIDSTLSRLSSSTKIFKTMLSRTDAQIDSTFGNVRLITQSVMDVTQSLDSIVSKVQSGEGNLGRMIYDDQLYWRINRTTQQLDSLVGSLREKGVKVNVKLFGD
- a CDS encoding HPr kinase/phosphorylase, whose amino-acid sequence is MAVRRLYEDLKEKIHLELIVSEGMDIRYFAQRDLHRPGLALAGFVKLFTHDKIQILGNTENYYLLSQDDSERHVALETIFEFEMPCIIVTNGNKIMPEMIALCEKKKVPLMVTELSTTDTIHLISNYLDEMFAPEMTMHGSMVDVYGIGMILMGKSGIGKSEIALDLVERGHRLVADDTIRISRTSGGILMARGHDTLKHFLEVRGVGILDVREMFGIRAVRVQKRVEVVVDLQLWDGKEEYERLGLDDHTVEYLGVKIPIVKLPIYPGKNITVIAEAIALNLLLKVYGYDAAKIFTDRLSEEIRNKNKNAKSYVTNKFLDGDKE